Proteins found in one Oncorhynchus gorbuscha isolate QuinsamMale2020 ecotype Even-year linkage group LG15, OgorEven_v1.0, whole genome shotgun sequence genomic segment:
- the LOC123997807 gene encoding phosphomevalonate kinase-like isoform X3: protein MATVEPKRILLLSGKHKSGKYYVTDLIHKRLGPDVCCILRISGPLKQQYAQDHGLDFEELLGAGEYKEKYRADMIQWCEKQREKGPGLFCRVAIKAAHQPIWIVRDT, encoded by the exons ATGGCGACAGTGGAACCCAAACGCATCCTTTTACTTAGTGGGAAACACAAATCTGGAAAATATTACGTGACGGATTTGATTCACAAAAG ACTAGGTCCAGATGTATGCTGTATCTTGCGTATCTCGGGTCCTCTCAAACAGCAATACGCACAG GACCATGGATTGGACTTTGAGGAGCTGTTGGGAGCAGGTGAGTACAAGGAGAAGTACCGTGCTGACATGATCCAGTGGTGTgagaagcagagggagaaggGCCCAGGGTTATTCTGTCGTGTGGCCATCAAGGCAGCCCACCAGCCTATCTGG ATTGTGAGAGACACATGA
- the LOC123997807 gene encoding phosphomevalonate kinase-like isoform X1, with the protein MATVEPKRILLLSGKHKSGKYYVTDLIHKRLGPDVCCILRISGPLKQQYAQDHGLDFEELLGADCERHMTSVRSAVVLEGVSWSVSMGSGGGLRRDTEGEGLGVHNRCNTYTDNISDMFFTFGENTSTPHPLSAGIDDAV; encoded by the exons ATGGCGACAGTGGAACCCAAACGCATCCTTTTACTTAGTGGGAAACACAAATCTGGAAAATATTACGTGACGGATTTGATTCACAAAAG ACTAGGTCCAGATGTATGCTGTATCTTGCGTATCTCGGGTCCTCTCAAACAGCAATACGCACAG GACCATGGATTGGACTTTGAGGAGCTGTTGGGAGCAG ATTGTGAGAGACACATGACATCTGTCAGATCTGCAGTGGTTCTGGAGGGAGTATCCTGGTCAGTCTCGATGGGTTCGGGTGGAGGACTCAGAAGAGACacggagggagaggggctgggagTTCACAACAGGTGCAATACCTACACTGATAATATTAGTGATATGTTCTTCACTTTCGGAGAAAATACTTCAacaccacaccctctctctgcaGGAATAGATGATGCAGTCTGA
- the LOC123997807 gene encoding phosphomevalonate kinase-like isoform X2, which yields MATVEPKRILLLSGKHKSGKYYVTDLIHKRLGPDVCCILRISGPLKQQYAQDHGLDFEELLGADCERHMTSVRSAVVLEGVSWSVSMGSGGGLRRDTEGEGLGVHNRNR from the exons ATGGCGACAGTGGAACCCAAACGCATCCTTTTACTTAGTGGGAAACACAAATCTGGAAAATATTACGTGACGGATTTGATTCACAAAAG ACTAGGTCCAGATGTATGCTGTATCTTGCGTATCTCGGGTCCTCTCAAACAGCAATACGCACAG GACCATGGATTGGACTTTGAGGAGCTGTTGGGAGCAG ATTGTGAGAGACACATGACATCTGTCAGATCTGCAGTGGTTCTGGAGGGAGTATCCTGGTCAGTCTCGATGGGTTCGGGTGGAGGACTCAGAAGAGACacggagggagaggggctgggagTTCACAACAG GAATAGATGA
- the LOC123997806 gene encoding tropomyosin alpha-3 chain-like isoform X1 yields MANSIEAVKRKIKVLQQQADEAEERAETLQRQVEEEKRSREQAEAEVASLNRRIQLVEEELDRAQERLATALQKLEEAEKAADESERGMKVIENRASKDEEKMEMQEIQLKEAKHIAEEADRKYEEVARKLVIIEGDLERTEERAELAEGNARRLEEQLRGFDQSLKSLQASEDKYSQKEDKYEEEIKILTDKLKEAETRAEFAERSVAKLEKTIDDLEDALANAKEENVNIHATLDKTLEDLNSF; encoded by the exons ATGGCCAATAGCATCGAGGCAGTGAAGCGAAAAATTAAAGTTTTGCAGCAACAGGCGGATGAAGCCGAGGAAAGAGCTGAGACTTTGCAAAGACAGGTTGAAGAGGAGAAGCGGTCAAGGGAACAG GCTGAGGCTGAGGTGGCCTCTCTGAACAGGCGTATCCAGCTGGTTGAGGAGGAGTTGGACAGGGCCCAGGAGAGACTGGCCACCGCTCTGCagaaactggaggaggcagagaaagctgcagatgagagcgagag GGGTATGAAGGTGATTGAGAATAGGGCTTCCAAGGATGAGGAGAAGATGGAGATGCAGGAGATCCAGCTGAAGGAGGCCAAGCACATCGCTGAGGAGGCCGACCGCAAGTATGAGGAG GTGGCTCGTAAGCTGGTGATCATTGAGGGTGATCTGGAGCGTACAGAGGAGAGGGCGGAGCTGGCCGAGGG CAATGCCCGGAGGTTGGAGGAGCAGCTGAGGGGTTTCGACCAGTCACTGAAGAGCCTGCAGGCCTCTGAGGACAAG TACTCCCAGAAAGAGGACAAGTACGAGGAGGAGATCAAGATCCTGACCGACAAACTCAAAGAG GCTGAAACCCGTGCTGAGTTTGCTGAGAGATCAGTGGCCAAACTGGAAAAGACCATTGATGACCTTGAAG ATGCGCTAGCCAACGCCAAGGAGGAGAATGTCAACATTCACGCCACCCTGGACAAGACCCTGGAGGATCTTAACAGCTTCTGA
- the LOC123997806 gene encoding tropomyosin alpha-4 chain-like isoform X2: MANSIEAVKRKIKVLQQQADEAEERAETLQRQVEEEKRSREQAEAEVASLNRRIQLVEEELDRAQERLATALQKLEEAEKAADESERGMKVIENRASKDEEKMEMQEIQLKEAKHIAEEADRKYEEVARKLVIIEGDLERTEERAELAEGKCAELEEELKNVSNNLKSLEAQAEKYSQKEDKYEEEIKILTDKLKEAETRAEFAERSVAKLEKTIDDLEDALANAKEENVNIHATLDKTLEDLNSF, from the exons ATGGCCAATAGCATCGAGGCAGTGAAGCGAAAAATTAAAGTTTTGCAGCAACAGGCGGATGAAGCCGAGGAAAGAGCTGAGACTTTGCAAAGACAGGTTGAAGAGGAGAAGCGGTCAAGGGAACAG GCTGAGGCTGAGGTGGCCTCTCTGAACAGGCGTATCCAGCTGGTTGAGGAGGAGTTGGACAGGGCCCAGGAGAGACTGGCCACCGCTCTGCagaaactggaggaggcagagaaagctgcagatgagagcgagag GGGTATGAAGGTGATTGAGAATAGGGCTTCCAAGGATGAGGAGAAGATGGAGATGCAGGAGATCCAGCTGAAGGAGGCCAAGCACATCGCTGAGGAGGCCGACCGCAAGTATGAGGAG GTGGCTCGTAAGCTGGTGATCATTGAGGGTGATCTGGAGCGTACAGAGGAGAGGGCGGAGCTGGCCGAGGG cAAATGTGCCGAGTTGGAGGAGGAGCTGAAAAATGTCAGCAATAACTTAAAGTCCCTGGAAGCCCAAGCTGAgaag TACTCCCAGAAAGAGGACAAGTACGAGGAGGAGATCAAGATCCTGACCGACAAACTCAAAGAG GCTGAAACCCGTGCTGAGTTTGCTGAGAGATCAGTGGCCAAACTGGAAAAGACCATTGATGACCTTGAAG ATGCGCTAGCCAACGCCAAGGAGGAGAATGTCAACATTCACGCCACCCTGGACAAGACCCTGGAGGATCTTAACAGCTTCTGA
- the LOC123996855 gene encoding annexin A2-like, with protein MWWGTLGTVRPFPNFNSEKDARHIQTALESKDSDVNTLVRILTNRNNVQRQSIAESYRNLTQKELCPALRKALSGGLEQLMLGLMMTPSQFDAHRLRQTIEGIGTDEESLLAVLCTKSPQQLKDATIAYKQEFGRYLENDLISETSKDFTKLVLAILKKEELNSKEMVDYQLIDQDVKALNDAVNGKKKDPAPWIQVLTTRDSNHLNRVLSRLEDLRGETVDKTVQSHFSGDLRLGFRTLVGSIPSIPLFLAQRLHSNIKKGSLVQGILISHSEEDLLCVRIEYRRLTNTSLYSTLQKEYKGEMQQALLALCRSEDL; from the exons ATGTGGTGGGGTACACTGGGCACTGTGCGACCCTTCCCCAACTTCAACTCAGAGAAGGACGCCCGCCACATTCAAACTGCCCTGGAGAGCAAAG ACAGTGATGTGAACACTTTGGTGAGAATCCTGACCAATCGAAACAATGTTCAGAGACAAAGCATCGCAGAGTCCTACCGTAACCTCACACAGAAG GAGTTATGTCCTGCCCTGAGGAAAGCTCTGTCAGGGGGGCTGGAGCAACTCATGCTGGGGCTGATGATGACCCCCTCTCAGTTTGACGCCCATCGCCTCAGACAGACCATAGAG GGTATTGGTACAGATGAAGAGAGTCTATTGGCTGTGTTGTGTACCAAATCACCACAGCAGCTTAAAGATGCCACTATTGCCTACAAACAGG AGTTTGGACGTTACTTGGAGAATGATCTTATCAGTGAGACTAGTAAAGACTTCACTAAGCTGGTACTGGCCATACTCAAG AAGGAGGAGCTGAATTCAAAGGAGATGGTTGATTATCAGCTCATTGACCAGGATGTTAAG gctCTAAATGATGCTGTGAATGGTAAGAAAAAGGACCCAGCCCCCTGGATTCAGGTGTTAACCACGAgagactcaaaccatctcaaCAGAG tgCTATCCAGGTTGGAGGATCTGAGAGGGGAGACTGTGGATAAAACAGTACAGAGTCACTTCTCTGGGGACCTGAGGCTTGGCTTCCGCACTCTGG TTGGCTCCATCCCAAGTATTCCTTTGTTCCTGGCCCAGCGTCTACACAGCAACATTAAG AAAGGCAGTTTAGTGCAGGGGATTCTTATCAGCCACAGTGAAGAGGACCTCCTCTGTGTGAGAATCGAGTATCGCAGACTGACCAACACTTCACTCTACTCTACATTGCAG AAAGAATACAAAGGAGAGATGCAGCAGGCTCTCCTAGCCTTGTGTCGATCTGAAGACCTGTAA